The DNA sequence CGGCCGGCTGGACGATGCGGACATCGAGACTGCGCGTCGCCGGCTTTTCGGGGGCGTTGAGCCTGACATAGCCAAAGCCGACATGGGCGGCGGCGAGCACGACAAACAGCGCGGCGCCCAGCCGAAGATGCCGACGCGCCGCCAGCAGCGCCGGCAGCGCGAAAAGGAAAACCGCGAGCGCGTTCATGCCGATCATGCCGGTCACCGAGACGCTCTGCATCAAAAGCGGCACTGGCATCGCCGCGTAGCCGATGGCGTTCCAGGGGAAACCGGTGAACAGGAAGCCGCGCAGCCACTCCGCCAGCGCAAAACCGAAGGCAAGGGCAGCGATACGGCCGATATCGCTGCTCCACAGGAGCCGCGCGACCACCGTTGCGAAGCCGTAGAAAAATGCGAGCGCGAAGGGAATGCCGACCACCGCGAACGGCAGCGCCCAGGCAAAGTCGTCGGCCTCGACCAGCAGCGCCGAGCCGATCCACCAAAGGCCGGCGAGGAAATAACCGAAGCCGAACCACCAGCCGACGGCGAAAGCCGGCCGCAGGCGCCGCAACAGGCTGCCCGAGGCTTCGCCGGTCGCGCCATCGAGCAGCCAGACCAGCAGCGGAAACGAAATGAAACAGGCGGCAAAGAAATCGTAAGGCGCCTGGCCCAGAACCGTCAGCGCCCCAGCGAAAAACGCCACAAGCGAACGCCGCCAACCCCAAAGCAGAATTATCCGGCCGGCAAGGCGCTCCATGCGTATTTCCGTCGCGCGAATCAGGAGCTAAGATTTATCAGGCCGCGCCGCGCGCTCCAAACGCCGGCGTGATTACCCGGCCGCTCTCTACCGGTGCCAGCCTTCGATGCGCAGGCCCCCCAACCGCTCGGCCTCTTCACGAGAAACAGAACCCATCGGTTGCGTGAACGTCCAGACATGGCCCTCGGGATCGCGCGCCCGATACTGGCGTTCGCCGTAGAACTGGTCGGCCGGCTCCTGGATTATTGCAGCACCGGCCGCGCGGGCCTGCTCGCAATGCGCATCCAGGCCGTCTTTCAACCTGACATAGACCGATTGCGTGTTCTTGCCCTGGACCGACGCGGGGCTCGCGACATGATCGGCCCATTCAGAATCGACAATGAGGTAGCAATCGCCGAACCGCATTTCGGCGTGGACCAGCTTTCCCTCGGCATTGCTGACCACCATGCTGCGCTCGAAGCCAAAGGCTGCTTCAAGCCAATCCAGGGCAGAGCGTGGATCTTTGTAAAACACGCGGGAGCCGAGGACCGAGTGCTTGAACGGATCCTCGATCGTCATGCAACAGCAGGCTTTCAGGCCTGTTCGGTGCGCGCCGTGACCCGCCGGCGGCGTTCGCCCTTCTGGCTCTGCACGATGCGCACGCGCTTGACGCGGCGCGGATCGGCGTCCAGCACATGGAATTCGAAGCCGGGAATGGCCTGCACCACCTCGCCGCGCGCCGGCACGCGGCCGAGCGTGTTGAAGATCATGCCGCCAATGGTGTCGACATACTCGCCGTGTTCACCGGCGGCGAAATCCTCGCCGATCATCTTGGCGACCTCGTCGATCTCGGCCTTGCCATCGACGATAAACACGCCGTCGCCGGTCTGGGTGATCATCGGCTCGTCGTCGTCGTGCTCGTCCTCGATGTCGCCAACCACCATCTCGACGATGTCCTCGAGCGAGACGAGGCCGTCCGTGCCGCCATATTCATCGATGACCAGGGCCATCTGCGTGCGCGTCGTCTGCATGCGGCCCATCAAGTCGGACGCAAGCATCGACGGTGGCACGAACAGGACCTGCCGGATCAGGTTGAGCTCTCCGATGGTGCGCGCGAGGTCGACCTGGGCAAGATCGAGAACCGTGGCGACAGGCGTTTTGCGGGTTGCACGGCCCTTCCTGACGCGCGCCAGCTTGGTGATATGGGCCAGCACGTCGCGGATATGGACCATGCCGCGCGGGTCGTCGAGCGTCTCGGAATAGACCGGCATGCGGGAATGGCCGGATTGTTCGAACATGCCAAGCAAGTCACCGAGCGACGTGGCGATCTCGACCGCCTCGATATCGGCGCGCGGCACCATGACGTCCTCGACGCGCACCTCGCGCAGGCGCAGGATGTTGTTGAGCATGGCGCGCTCGCCAGGCGAGAAGGATTCGACATCGCTCGTCGTCTCGGCGAGCGCGCCGGCGATCTCTTCGCGCAGGCTGGTGCCGTTGCGTTGCCGGAACAGGCCCAGCACGCGGTTGAACAGGGAGGGGCCGGCAGGCGACGGCTCGATGGCCGCGCTGCCAGTGTTGGCAACACCAGGGGTGACGGTACTCGGACCTGATCCCTCTTCCGACGTATCGGAAGCCTTGATCGCACTGCCGACATCGGGGCGGGCGGCAGTCTCTGGTTTGTCGTTCATCGTCGTCCGGTCAATTGGTCGTTTTTAGTTACGCGTAGGGATCGGGAATGGCAAGCCTTGCCAGCGCGGCGCGCTCGATGGCTTCCATCTCCTCGGCCTCCGCGTCGGTCTCGTGATCATGGCCCATGAGATGCAGCAGGCCATGGATGACGAGATGGCAGATATGGTTCTCCAGCGGCTTGTCTTCCAGTGCCGCCTCGCGCGCCACCGTCTCGGCGGCAAGCACGATGTCGCCGAGCATCGGCGGCAGCGGGCCGCCTTTTGCCGGCGGAAAAGCCGGGAAAGACAAGACGTTGGTGGGCTTGTCCTTGCCGCGCCAGCCGGCATTCAACGTACGGACATGGGCGTCGTCGGAAAAAACAATGCTGAGTTCGGAATGACCCGCCGCACCGGTCTCGGCAAAGGCGGCGTCAACCGCGCGATCGACCAGCCGCGTCAGGCTTGCTTCATCGGGCCAGTCGCCCGCTTCAACCGATATATCGATCTCGACGGGAACCGGGAGGCTCCCGCCGCCGGATGTGTTGTCATCAGGCATGAGGCCGCATCGTCAAGATCAATTCTCGGCACCGAGGCCACGAGCCAGCTTGGCGTCCCGGTCATAGGCCCTGACGATTTCCGCCACCAGCGGATGGCGAACGACGTCGACATCGTTGAAGCGTACGGTTACCGCGCCTGCCACACCGTCGAGGACACGCAAGGCTTCGACCAGGCCCGACTTGGTGCTCGGAGGAAGGTCGATCTGTGTCGGATCGCCAGTGACGATCATGCGCGAGTTCTCGCCGAGACGGGTGAGAAACATCTTCATCTGCATCGGCGTGGTGTTCTGAGCCTCGTCGAGAATGACGGCGGCGTGCGCCAGCGTGCGGCCGCGCATGAAGGCGAGCGGCGCGATTTCGATTACTTCGGCGGCAATGGCGCGCTCGACCTTGTCGGCCGGCATCATGTCGTAGAGCGCGTCATAGAGCGGCCGCAGATAGGGATCGACCTTCTCCTTCATGTCGCCCGGCAGGAAGCCCAGCCGTTCGCCCGCCTCGACAGCCGGTCGCGATAAAATGATGCGCTCGACCATGCCGCGTTCCAGCAGCATCGCCGCATGCGCCACCGCCAGATAGGTCTTGCCGGTGCCGGCCGGACCGATGCCAAACACCAGTTCCGACCGCTCCAGCGCCCGCATGTAAGCGTCCTGGTTCAGGGAGCGGGCATAGATGGTCTTCTTGCGGGTGGCGATCTGGGCGGCGGAGACCTTGCCCTTGCGCTCCAATGTCGGCAGCGTGAGCTGGTCGTCGGCGGCGATAGCCATGCGCACGGCCCCGTCGACATCGGACTGGCTGATATCGACGCCCTTCTGCAGGATGCCGTAGAGATTGTCCAAGGCGCGGCGCGCCTGTTCGGCGGCCGAAGCGGATCCCTTGATGGTCAGCTGGTTGCCGCGCGAGCGTATGTCGACGCCGAGCTTCTGCTCAAGCCGGGCCAGGTTTTCGTCGAACTGGCCGTAAAGGGCGCTGGCAAGCTTGTTGTTGTCGAAAGTCAAAACGATGTGCGCCATGTCAGAAGCCCCGGATGCCGGTACCGGGGGCAGATTCTTCAGCTCCGCTGCGCTCAACCGTCTCTCCTCATCTGCCGAGACCATCAGGCCAATTCGGCGAACAGGCTGTTGTAGCCCGTCTTCGTGATTCGCACCTTGATAATGTCACCGATTTCGCCGGCGTTTTCATCAACAATAACTGGCTGCAGCCAAGGCGAGCGGCCGACCTTCTGGCCAGCCTGACGACCGGGCTTCTCGATCAGCGTATCTATGGTGCTGCCGATCAAACTCAAGCCGAAATCCTGCTGTTGCTTCAACAGCAATGCCTGCAGGCGCTGCAAGCGGTCGTCCTTGACCGCTTCCGGCACGTGGTCGGACATCTCGGCGCCGGGCGTACCGGGACGCGGCGAATATTTGAACGAGAAGGCCGAGGCATAATTCACCTGGCGCACCAGATCCATGGTCGCCTCGAAATCGGCCTCCGTCTCGCCGGGGAAACCAACGATGAAATCGCCCGACAGCGCGATATCGGGGCGGGCGGCGCGGATGCGGTCGAGCAGCGCCAGATAGTCCTTGGCCGTATGCCTGCGGTTCATCGCCTTCAAAATGCGATCCGACCCGGATTGCACCGGCAGGTGCAGATAGGGCATCAGTGCGGCCAAGTCGCGGTGCGCGGCGATCAATTCGTCGTCCATGTCGCGCGGATGGCTGGTGGTGTAGCGCAGCCGCGCCAGGCCGGGGATTTCGGCCAGCCGGAACAGCAGACGGCCAAGACCCCATTCCGCGGTCTTGCCCCCTTTGGTCTCGCCCTGGCCATGCCACGCGTTGACGTTCTGGCCGAGCAGCGTCACCTCGCGCACCCCGGCCTCGGCCAAGCGCTCGGCCTCGGCGACGATCTGCGCCACCGGCCGCGACACTTCCGAGCCTCTCGTATAGGGCACGACGCAGAAGGTGCAGAACTTGTCGCAGCCTTCCTGGACGGTGAGGAAGGCGGTGACGCCGCGCTTGATCACCTCGGCACGCTTGGGCTGCGGCAGATGCTCGAACTTGTCCTCGATGGCGTACTCGGTTTCGACGATCTTTTCGCCGCCGCGAACCCGTGCCAGCACGTCGGGGAGACGGTGATAGGTCTGCGGACCGATGACCAGGTCGACGGCCGGCGAACGCCGGATGATCTCGGCGCCCTCGGCCTGCGCCACGCAGCCGGCGACGCCGATCAGCATCTCGCGGCCGGCACTTGCGCGTTCCGCCTTCATGTCGCGGATGCGGCCAAGTTCGGAATAGACCTTTTCGGCGGCTTTTTCCCTGATATGGCAGGTGTTGAGCAGCACCAGATCGGCCTCGCCGATGGCATCGGTCGCCGTATAACCGTCAGCGACCAGCGCATCGGTCATGCGCTGTGAATCATAGACGTTCATCTGGCAGCCATAGGTCTTGACGAAGACCTTCTTGGCTGCCGTGGCGTTCGCCGCCGGCTGTCCGGCCGCAGTGCCGATGTCGTCGCTTTCAATCGTGTTCAAGTCCATCCGGCGGCTTCTAACGCCTTTCCGTGACAAAAAACAGACGATTCTGCCTTGGGGCCGCTGGGTTCAGCGGCTCGGGAGCGGATCGGTAAGGGCCGCCTGCATCATCTCGCGCACCCGGCCTTCCATCAGCTTGGCCGTTTCCTTGCGGTTGGAACCCTTGGCAAAGGCGATCGGTTCGCCGAAATGCACCTCGACGTCGAGCGCGCCCTCGGCCATCAGCACCTTGAGATGCGGCATCAGGTCCTCATCGCCGATCCAGGCTGCGATCGGGCGGTGGCGGCGGCCGAGCGGTACGCCGTGCAGGCGCGTATAGGCGATCGCAACGGGCTGGATGAAGACCTGCTCGGCCGCGCCTTCGGAAATGGCCATCGAGGCGGCGCCGAACAGGGTGCTTTTGAAGGGCAGGACGACATTGCCGTCACCGGTCGAGCCCTCGGCGAACAGCACCATGGCATCGCCCTTGGCCATGCGTCTGGCGATCTCGCTGGCCTGATCGCCAGACGAACGCTTGCGTTCGCGCTCGATGAAAACAGTGCGCTGCAGTTTCGACAGCATGCCGATCAGCGGCCAGCCTTCCATGTCGGCTCGGGCGATGAATTTCACATCGGCAAAGGAGCCCAGCACCATGATGTCGGTCCAGGAGATGTGGTTCGAGGCAACCAGCAAGGGGCGTTTGTCGGACAGTGCCCCCCTGACATGGATACGCATGCCGAGCGCCCGGATGATCAGCCGGTGCCAGATTTTGAGGATGAAAGTTTCCGGCCACCAACCGGTCTTCATCGACAGGATCTGCAGCGGCACGAAAACCAGCGACCCAGCGACGACGAGGCCCAGCGCCAGGAAAATCCTGATTTTCTTGATCATCGCCCTACCATTACAGCGCCGCGCGTCCTCTTGGACGCGCAAAGGACGCTGTAACACCTTAATTCTGGCGCATGATCCTCTCCGAAATCGGATTCGATTTTCGGGATCATGCGGTCCCTGGCTAGCGAAGATCGCGGCGCATGACAAGCGCCCCAGTCGGCCCGCGATCGGGCGACTTGTAGTAATCCGGACGCTTGCCGACTTCCCGAAAACCCAACCGACGATAGAGAGCGATCGCCGCGGCATTGGTCTCATCGACCTCGAGGAACAAGGCTTCGGCGCGCTGCGAATGCAATTCGCGCAGCACTGCGTCCATCAACTGCCAGCCCAGGCCCTGGCGACGATGCGACCGTGCCACCGCGACGGTCAGGATTTCACCCTCGCCCGCGGCCAGCCGGGCGAGGACGAAGCCGACAGGCGGCTTGGCGCCCTGCCCGGTTTCGCGCGCGGCATAACCGAACACGGTGTCCTGTTCGAGCAAGGCGGCGAACTCACCATCGGTCCAGGGGCGGACAAAATCCTCGCGGTGCAGCAGCGAGACCGCGGCGCTGTCGGTGATCCTGAGCGGCTCGAGCGCGTAGTCGCGGCGACGTGGTTGAAGAAAAGGTATGCGCATCAATTCTCGTTTTCTCGTCTGACCATGGTCTCTGGGCGAACGGGACCGTTTGTCCGCGAAAGCCGGCTTCCACTTTTCGGGATCATGGTCTTTGCCTCGATAGTATAAACCCGGCCTGCGGCTTGGCATCGGCACCGCGCAGATAAAGCGGCTTCGGCCTTTCGCCCTGCCCCTTTGCGGCAGCCAGCCGGGCGTAGGTGAGAATGTCGGCGGTGGCCGCCCGAGGCCCGATGTCGAAGGTACGGCCGGCCGCGTCAGCGATCAGCGTCGCTGCCGTGCCGGCGAGCACCGCGGAACGTTCCGACGCCATCGTCACCGCATCCGCAAGCGTGGCCACGGCCGGACCGTAAGTCAACACTGACATTTCATCGTACAGTGCGGCATGGATTTCCTCGCGGCCGGCATCAAGCGCCGCCAGCACGGCGCGGCCAGGAAAGGCACTGGCCGCCTCGGCGGCCAGTGCCTCGAGGGTCGTCACCCCGATTGCCGGCAGCTTGAGCGCCAGCGCCAGGCCACGCGCCGTCGACACGCCGACGCGCAGGCCGGTGAAGGAACCCGGACCGACAGAGACGGCAATGGCGCCAAGTCCGGCGTAGTCGGTCGCGGCGGTCTTCAACGCGTCAGCGATGACGGCCATCAGGTGCTCGGCATGACCCTTGCCCAGATCAAGCACCGAGCGGCCAAGCTCCAGCCCAGCCGCCGCGTCGTAGACGCAGGCGGCGCAGAGGCTGGCGGCACAGTCGATGGCGAGAACTTTCATGAAACGACCGGTTCGAGAAACAATTCCCTGTGCCCGCCATGGCGCGCAACCGCAAGTGTGTAGTGCATAATTTGTTAAGCGGCTTCGGTTTGGCCCGGCAGAAGAGGTTATGCCGCCGGCCCTATGCGCAGCATGTGATTGTCCCAGACATAGTCCGGTTCCGTCCGCGTGGCACCACCGCCCTCGATGATCTCGCCGGCGCCCGTGGTGGCCATGAAACCTGCCCCGTCGGGCGCCACGCCGCAGACCTCGACCAGCGCGCTGGAGGAGACGATCCGGCCGCTGCCCGCATCGATCACGACAAGCGAATTGCCTTCCGGCGAGGAGACGGCGACGGTGCCGGCACCAGGATTGGCGGCGACCGAGCCGATATAGTTGCGGAAACCGGACAGCACATCCCGCGGCATGTCGAGCAATGCCAACTCCTTACCCCGCGCGGCGCGACCGACCAGAAGCGGACGATCGGTGCCGGAGCCCCTGTATTGGCAGCCGAACCAGACGGTGCCGGTCTGGTCGATATCCATGTGGCGAATCGACAATTGGTGGAGAGCGGCCGGCAGTTCATGCTTTTCGATCAGGTCGCCGGTGACGCGGTCGACCAGCACATAGGAAGGTTTCATGGTGGCAATGTTGAGCTCGGCGCGTCCATAGTCTGGGTGGGTCTCGATGCCGCCATTGGCGACCGCGATCGTCTTGCCATCGCCCAGCAGAAGAAGTTCGTGCGGGCCCATGCCGTAGGTCGGGAATTCGCCGACGCGATTGAATTTCGCCCGCGCGTCATAGACCCCGACCACGCCAGCGGCGTTGTCGAAGTCGTTCTCGGTGGCGTAGAGCAGAGCGCCGTCGGGCGAGAAGACACCATGGCCGAAGAAGTGCCGGCCCGCGATGCTGGCGATGGTCTGCGAGGCGTCGCGCCCGGCGTGATCGAAAACGACGGCGAAGGTGCCGGGCTGGCGGGCGAAAACCACCGAACGCTTCGATATCGGATCGAAGGTGACGTCATGACCGCGATCGGGCAGGTCGATCGCATGCAGCACCTTGCCGGCCTCGGACAGGACGGCGGCACCAAAACTGCCGTCGCGCTTGACGAAGGCGGTGGCGAACACGGCATCCGCCGCGAGCGTATTTGCCCAGGCCGAGGGCGTCACGGCGGCGGCAAAGCCAATGCCGGCGGCCCTCAAGAAATCGCGGCGGTCGATGAGACGCGTTTTCAAGACATGGCCCTCCCCTGCACTGGCCGGCTCCAAGACATGGTAGTTTTTAGGGATCGGAGCTGACGCTTGGCACCTGCCGATTCTTCGAATGACTCATCGCAGACGTTGGAAGTTGGCCGAAGCCTCCGGAACTTCGTCATCCTTGGGCGGAGCAGGAGCGTAGCTCCGTCGCGGAGACCCAAGGATCCATGCCGTGACTTTCGCCGAGGAATGCAGCAGAGCAGAATTCTGAACCGTTGCAAGGCCTTGCGGTCACGGCATGGATCCTGGGGTCTACGCCGCGTCGCTTCGCTCCTTGCTTCGCCCCAGGATGACGAAGCTATGGGCGTTTCGGCCAATCTCAAGGTCACGCTCAGTCTCCATCCAGCGACGAGAAGCCGGCGGTCAGGCCGAATTCGGCGGTCAGCCTGGCGCCGATCAGGGTCGACAGGCTGGAGGTGATCAGGGCGAGATGCTCGAGTTTTTCGCGCAGCGCCGGATCGGCGAGCGCCTTGTCGATCGGACCCTGGACGGCCTTGGCGGTCGCAACGCCGTTGAGCAGCTGGATGTGGATCGACTCTGCCATCCAGCGCGCATCCGGCGGCAGCGCGTTGCCGAGCTTCGACACCTGGAACAGCGCATCGATGCCGGCCAGATTTCCGGCCAGCGCGTTGGCGGTGTTCTGCGAACGCCAGTAGATCGCCTGTTTTGGCTTGTCGGCCTCGGGCTTGGCGCCCAGAAAACCCTTCAGGCGCACATCGCGGACCATTTCCAGTTCGTTGATCAAGACGCCGACCAGTTCGGTCACCGCCTCGTTACCATCGCGATAGAGCGTGTTTTGCGGCCCCGGATTGGCCCACAGTGCCGCGAATCCATCTGGTTTGTCCCAGGCCGCGCTGACGTCCGCGGCGATGGTTTCGATGTTGCCGGCGACAGCCGCCCCGTAAGCGCAGCGATAGGATTCAGCCTTGCCCGTCAAGGCGTCGGCGCCGTCGCCGTAGAGCACGAATTCCAGCGCCCCGAGCCCCTGCATGGCAACGCTCTTGCCGGCAAGCTGGACAGGATCGGTGGCAGCGGGATCCTTGTCCGACAACGCCGCCTGCACCTGTTTCAGGCCGATGCTCTTGCGATCCGGCCAGAACAGCATGCGCTCCAGCCTGTTGTTCTCCTTGATCGGCCCGAAACCGATGATCTCGGCCGATGACCAGGCGTAGACGGTAGCCGAGAACGCGGCTCGCGCCGCTTCAAGGTCCGCTTGCGAGGGCGCCTCGCAAAGCTTGTGCATGGCTTTGGTCAGGGCTTCCGCATGCTGGTGCAGGTCCTCATATGCCGGGCGGACAAAGCCGTCGATCGCGCGCTGGATGACATCAGAGGCTTTCACCGCGGCCGATGCGGGCAAGGCGCCCAGCAGAACCAGCGGAAGAACGAGAACCAGCGCGAAACGCTTCGCCATCAAAGTGACCCCAGGAATTTGACCAATGCATCGCGCTCGGTGGCGCTGGTGGCGGCAAAGCGGTCGCGCGCCTTCTGCGCCTCGCCGCCATGCCACAGGATGGCCTCGACCAAAGTGCGCGCACGACCATCGTGCAGATAGAAGGAATTGCCGTTGACCATTTCGGTGAGGCCGATGCCCCATAGCGGCGGCGTGCGCCACTCATTGCCGGTCGCATCGCCCACAGCCTGGCCGTCGGCAAGATCCGGCCCCATGTCGTGCAGCAGGAAATCGGAATAAGGCCAGATCAACTGGAACGCCTGCGGCTTGTCAGGTGCATCGCGACGGGTAACGAATTTCGGCGTGTGACAGGCAACGCAGCCGATTTCATAAAAGACCTTCTTGCCGGCGAGCACCTCAGGCGAGGCGAGGTCGCGTCGCGCCGGCACCGCCAGGTTGCGCGAATAGAAGGTGACGAGATCCATCACCGGCGCCGGCGCCTCGACCGGGCCGAGGCGCGCCTGCACGCCGTTGGGCATGGCGAGGCACTTTTCCTGCGCGGCGGTGCAATCGCCCCAGTGTTTCGGCGCCTCGGGCGTCGAGATGCCGATATCGCCGGCAAAGGCATCGGCGGCCTGCTGGCGGATCGACGCGGTCTGCGCCTTCCAGCCGAAACGGCCAAGCGTCAGCTCGCCGCTCAGGCCATCACGCACGATGTTGGGCTTGCCGGAAATACCATCGCCATCCCTGTCGTCAGGGTCGGCACGGGCCAGAATGTCGGCCGGCGCGATCTGTTCGATGAGGCCGAGGCCGATCATCGGCGGCGTCAGGCGCGGCGACAGCGTGGTGTGCGGATCGAGCGGCCCGTAGCCGAGATCATCGATCGTATAGGCGGGTTTGCGCAGTAAAACCGCGGTGCCGTCCGGCAGTTCCACCTTCCGTTCCCGATAGTCGACACGCATCCTGCCCTCACCCCTGAGACCAGGCACGGCCAGTTGCTGCAATTGCGTGCCATAGACCGGGTCTGGAAGGTTGAGCAGCCTATAGTCGGCGAGCGCCGCCTTTTCTTCCG is a window from the Mesorhizobium australicum WSM2073 genome containing:
- a CDS encoding VOC family protein; translated protein: MTIEDPFKHSVLGSRVFYKDPRSALDWLEAAFGFERSMVVSNAEGKLVHAEMRFGDCYLIVDSEWADHVASPASVQGKNTQSVYVRLKDGLDAHCEQARAAGAAIIQEPADQFYGERQYRARDPEGHVWTFTQPMGSVSREEAERLGGLRIEGWHR
- a CDS encoding hemolysin family protein; this translates as MNDKPETAARPDVGSAIKASDTSEEGSGPSTVTPGVANTGSAAIEPSPAGPSLFNRVLGLFRQRNGTSLREEIAGALAETTSDVESFSPGERAMLNNILRLREVRVEDVMVPRADIEAVEIATSLGDLLGMFEQSGHSRMPVYSETLDDPRGMVHIRDVLAHITKLARVRKGRATRKTPVATVLDLAQVDLARTIGELNLIRQVLFVPPSMLASDLMGRMQTTRTQMALVIDEYGGTDGLVSLEDIVEMVVGDIEDEHDDDEPMITQTGDGVFIVDGKAEIDEVAKMIGEDFAAGEHGEYVDTIGGMIFNTLGRVPARGEVVQAIPGFEFHVLDADPRRVKRVRIVQSQKGERRRRVTARTEQA
- the ybeY gene encoding rRNA maturation RNase YbeY, whose amino-acid sequence is MPDDNTSGGGSLPVPVEIDISVEAGDWPDEASLTRLVDRAVDAAFAETGAAGHSELSIVFSDDAHVRTLNAGWRGKDKPTNVLSFPAFPPAKGGPLPPMLGDIVLAAETVAREAALEDKPLENHICHLVIHGLLHLMGHDHETDAEAEEMEAIERAALARLAIPDPYA
- a CDS encoding PhoH family protein; the protein is MAHIVLTFDNNKLASALYGQFDENLARLEQKLGVDIRSRGNQLTIKGSASAAEQARRALDNLYGILQKGVDISQSDVDGAVRMAIAADDQLTLPTLERKGKVSAAQIATRKKTIYARSLNQDAYMRALERSELVFGIGPAGTGKTYLAVAHAAMLLERGMVERIILSRPAVEAGERLGFLPGDMKEKVDPYLRPLYDALYDMMPADKVERAIAAEVIEIAPLAFMRGRTLAHAAVILDEAQNTTPMQMKMFLTRLGENSRMIVTGDPTQIDLPPSTKSGLVEALRVLDGVAGAVTVRFNDVDVVRHPLVAEIVRAYDRDAKLARGLGAEN
- the miaB gene encoding tRNA (N6-isopentenyl adenosine(37)-C2)-methylthiotransferase MiaB — protein: MDLNTIESDDIGTAAGQPAANATAAKKVFVKTYGCQMNVYDSQRMTDALVADGYTATDAIGEADLVLLNTCHIREKAAEKVYSELGRIRDMKAERASAGREMLIGVAGCVAQAEGAEIIRRSPAVDLVIGPQTYHRLPDVLARVRGGEKIVETEYAIEDKFEHLPQPKRAEVIKRGVTAFLTVQEGCDKFCTFCVVPYTRGSEVSRPVAQIVAEAERLAEAGVREVTLLGQNVNAWHGQGETKGGKTAEWGLGRLLFRLAEIPGLARLRYTTSHPRDMDDELIAAHRDLAALMPYLHLPVQSGSDRILKAMNRRHTAKDYLALLDRIRAARPDIALSGDFIVGFPGETEADFEATMDLVRQVNYASAFSFKYSPRPGTPGAEMSDHVPEAVKDDRLQRLQALLLKQQQDFGLSLIGSTIDTLIEKPGRQAGQKVGRSPWLQPVIVDENAGEIGDIIKVRITKTGYNSLFAELA
- a CDS encoding lysophospholipid acyltransferase family protein codes for the protein MIKKIRIFLALGLVVAGSLVFVPLQILSMKTGWWPETFILKIWHRLIIRALGMRIHVRGALSDKRPLLVASNHISWTDIMVLGSFADVKFIARADMEGWPLIGMLSKLQRTVFIERERKRSSGDQASEIARRMAKGDAMVLFAEGSTGDGNVVLPFKSTLFGAASMAISEGAAEQVFIQPVAIAYTRLHGVPLGRRHRPIAAWIGDEDLMPHLKVLMAEGALDVEVHFGEPIAFAKGSNRKETAKLMEGRVREMMQAALTDPLPSR
- the rimI gene encoding ribosomal protein S18-alanine N-acetyltransferase is translated as MRIPFLQPRRRDYALEPLRITDSAAVSLLHREDFVRPWTDGEFAALLEQDTVFGYAARETGQGAKPPVGFVLARLAAGEGEILTVAVARSHRRQGLGWQLMDAVLRELHSQRAEALFLEVDETNAAAIALYRRLGFREVGKRPDYYKSPDRGPTGALVMRRDLR
- the tsaB gene encoding tRNA (adenosine(37)-N6)-threonylcarbamoyltransferase complex dimerization subunit type 1 TsaB, which gives rise to MKVLAIDCAASLCAACVYDAAAGLELGRSVLDLGKGHAEHLMAVIADALKTAATDYAGLGAIAVSVGPGSFTGLRVGVSTARGLALALKLPAIGVTTLEALAAEAASAFPGRAVLAALDAGREEIHAALYDEMSVLTYGPAVATLADAVTMASERSAVLAGTAATLIADAAGRTFDIGPRAATADILTYARLAAAKGQGERPKPLYLRGADAKPQAGFILSRQRP
- a CDS encoding DUF1513 domain-containing protein, with translation MKTRLIDRRDFLRAAGIGFAAAVTPSAWANTLAADAVFATAFVKRDGSFGAAVLSEAGKVLHAIDLPDRGHDVTFDPISKRSVVFARQPGTFAVVFDHAGRDASQTIASIAGRHFFGHGVFSPDGALLYATENDFDNAAGVVGVYDARAKFNRVGEFPTYGMGPHELLLLGDGKTIAVANGGIETHPDYGRAELNIATMKPSYVLVDRVTGDLIEKHELPAALHQLSIRHMDIDQTGTVWFGCQYRGSGTDRPLLVGRAARGKELALLDMPRDVLSGFRNYIGSVAANPGAGTVAVSSPEGNSLVVIDAGSGRIVSSSALVEVCGVAPDGAGFMATTGAGEIIEGGGATRTEPDYVWDNHMLRIGPAA
- a CDS encoding imelysin family protein; the encoded protein is MAKRFALVLVLPLVLLGALPASAAVKASDVIQRAIDGFVRPAYEDLHQHAEALTKAMHKLCEAPSQADLEAARAAFSATVYAWSSAEIIGFGPIKENNRLERMLFWPDRKSIGLKQVQAALSDKDPAATDPVQLAGKSVAMQGLGALEFVLYGDGADALTGKAESYRCAYGAAVAGNIETIAADVSAAWDKPDGFAALWANPGPQNTLYRDGNEAVTELVGVLINELEMVRDVRLKGFLGAKPEADKPKQAIYWRSQNTANALAGNLAGIDALFQVSKLGNALPPDARWMAESIHIQLLNGVATAKAVQGPIDKALADPALREKLEHLALITSSLSTLIGARLTAEFGLTAGFSSLDGD
- a CDS encoding di-heme oxidoredictase family protein codes for the protein MRRLLDVLRRLRRAKGPPRLRKMPAISAGRHGIILMLALTTSAIAGDLLPAGLATTRTDLNAKDQVRVTAITRPTTDFSKPEPFELMQGGAGTSRKDISRDSFSQSSANISFEEEGTFKLGNALFRKNWVSSPSSTQASDGLGPLFNERACQNCHLKDGRGRPPQADVGTTSMFLRLARDASSAEEKAALADYRLLNLPDPVYGTQLQQLAVPGLRGEGRMRVDYRERKVELPDGTAVLLRKPAYTIDDLGYGPLDPHTTLSPRLTPPMIGLGLIEQIAPADILARADPDDRDGDGISGKPNIVRDGLSGELTLGRFGWKAQTASIRQQAADAFAGDIGISTPEAPKHWGDCTAAQEKCLAMPNGVQARLGPVEAPAPVMDLVTFYSRNLAVPARRDLASPEVLAGKKVFYEIGCVACHTPKFVTRRDAPDKPQAFQLIWPYSDFLLHDMGPDLADGQAVGDATGNEWRTPPLWGIGLTEMVNGNSFYLHDGRARTLVEAILWHGGEAQKARDRFAATSATERDALVKFLGSL